A single Leptidea sinapis chromosome 2, ilLepSina1.1, whole genome shotgun sequence DNA region contains:
- the LOC126973182 gene encoding uncharacterized protein LOC126973182, giving the protein MRKLMVRAIECSSNILKPATGINTIAIIPGGDKASRTHSGGNPVCPRETPKWQKPITNFFLGNQTSTSNGSDDVTAGTSKTKPKRNIIESDDEIEEINKGEVHIDSPPKNRELDESLVLEPLTGENSHRIEEYYTPKTSKGKGQGIRGGNKENINRRGSKRELEVSLDENSHANKKKKVK; this is encoded by the exons atgaggaagctcatggtcagAGCAATAGA ATGTTCCTCGAACATTCTGAAGCCTGCCACGGGTATCAACACTATTGCCATAATTCCAGGTGGGGACAAGGCATCCAGAACTCACTCAGGAGGCAACCCTGTATGTCCTCGAGAGACGCCCAAATGGCAGAAACCAATCACTAATTTCTTTTTGGGCAATCAGACAAGCACTTCAAATGGCAGTGATGATGTCACAG CTggtacttcaaaaacaaaacccaAGCGTAACATAATTGAATCAGATGATGAGATAGAAGAAATCAAT AAAGGTGAAGTGCATATTGATTCGCCTCCTAAAAATCGTGAGTTAGATGAATCACTAGTACTAGAACCACTTACAGGAGAGAATAGTCACAGGATAGAAGAATATTATACTCCGAAAACCAGCAAGGGAAAGGGCCAAGGGATAAGAGGTGGTAATAAAGAGAATATCAATAGAAGAGGCTCAAAGAGAGAATTGGAAGTAAGTTTAGATGAAAACTCTCATGCTAATAAGAAAAAGAAAGTAAAATGA
- the LOC126971552 gene encoding esterase E4-like has translation MKDQVLALRWIRDNIEAFGGDKERITAAGCSFGAGSIELHLSSNQERLFNQAIIESGSRDMNGAMGAANRSYPFILARHFGYNATDLTKALDFLAKLDPLELAKASSELFDKYPVCIEKEFDGVESFISHRDFNATKIDSTNIVIGYTKQEMLMDYIGIEPEVYFTQVDIFNETLKYFNVDDLQNISEIMRRFYIGYEDISVNVRENLIDFFSDVALVHFIWRDINKLIDYGANIYHYIFSYVGKRNFNTGRNNITCTGATHADELGYIFDMDVFATDIDRRDSIMRDRMTTMWTNFVKYG, from the coding sequence ATGAAAGACCAGGTCTTGGCTTTGAGATGGATCAGAGATAATATAGAAGCCTTCGGAGGTGATAAAGAAAGAATAACAGCAGCCGGCTGTAGCTTCGGTGCTGGATCTATTGAACTTCATCTGTCTTCTAACCAAGAAAGACTCTTCAATCAGGCCATTATAGAAAGTGGTTCACGAGATATGAATGGTGCTATGGGTGCAGCAAATCGTTCGTATCCATTTATATTAGCTAGACATTTTGGGTATAATGCAACAGATTTAACAAAGGCTTTAGATTTCCTGGCCAAGCTAGATCCACTAGAACTTGCTAAAGCATCTTCAGAACTCTTCGACAAATATCCAGTTTGCATTGAAAAAGAATTTGATGGTGTTGAAAGCTTTATATCACATCGAGATTTTAATGCAACGAAAATTGATTCTACGAATATTGTGATTGGTTACACGAAGCAAGAGATGTTAATGGATTACATCGGTATAGAGCCCGAAGTCTATTTTACACAAGtagacatttttaatgaaactctaaaatattttaatgtagatGACCTACAAAACATTTCGGAAATAATGCGTCGTTTTTACATCGGGTATGAAGACATTAGTGTAAACGTTAGAGAAAAcctaattgattttttttccgACGTTGCTTTGGTCCATTTTATTTGGCGAgacataaataaattgatagATTATGGCGCTAATATCTATCACTACATATTCTCGTATGTTGGCAAGAGGAATTTCAACACGGGCAGGAATAATATAACGTGCACTGGAGCGACTCACGCTGACGAGCTAGGATATATATTTGATATGGATGTGTTCGCTACTGATATTGATAGAAGGGATTCTATCATGCGAGATAGAATGACTACAATGTGGACCAACTTTGTCAAATACGGGTAA
- the LOC126971453 gene encoding juvenile hormone esterase-like, whose protein sequence is MKDQVMAFRWIRDNIAAFGGDKERITAFGCSAGAVSIELHLSSNQERLFNQAIIESGSPDMKGALASANRSYPFILAKHFGYNTTDLTEALDNLAKLDPLTVVKASSDIFDEYPICMEKQFEGVENFITHLEFNKTKVQAMNIIIGYNSQELIMEYAKRQAKDYVKLQNIFNETLEYFKLENLHEVARLMRNFYIGYEDVSIKVRNELINFNSDAQIINYVWRDMNKLISKGSNIYNYIFAYTGKRNFVKSRNNVTFGGASHADEIGYLFDMSVLNARLDKNDSLIVDRMTTMWTNFAKYG, encoded by the coding sequence ATGAAAGATCAGGTCATGGCATTCAGATGGATCAGAGATAATATAGCAGCGTTCGGAGGTGATAAAGAAAGAATTACAGCTTTTGGATGCAGTGCCGGAGCTGTATCTATTGAACTTCATCTGTCTTCTAACCAAGAGAGACTCTTCAACCAGGCTATTATAGAAAGTGGTTCACCAGATATGAAAGGCGCTCTGGCTTCAGCTAATCGTTCCTACCCATTCATATTAGCAAAACATTTTGGATATAATACAACGGATTTAACAGAGGCATTAGATAACCTTGCTAAATTAGATCCATTGACTGTAGTTAAAGCATCTTCAGATATTTTCGATGAATATCCAATTTGCATGGAGAAACAATTTGAAGGTGTTGAAAACTTTATAACACATctagaatttaataaaacaaaagtacaagctatgaatattattattggttATAACAGCCAAGAGTTGATAATGGAGTACGCAAAAAGACAGGCCAAAGACTatgtaaaattacaaaatatttttaatgagacGCTAGAATATTTCAAATTAGAAAATTTACACGAGGTTGCGCGATTAATGCGTAATTTTTACATTGGATATGAAGATGTTAGTATTAAGGTTAGAAATGAACTGATAAATTTCAATTCAGATGCTCAAATTATCAATTACGTTTGGCGCGACATGAATAAGTTGATCAGTAAAGGTTCTAATatctataattacattttcgCTTATACTGGCAAAAGGAATTTTGTAAAGAGCAGAAATAATGTAACATTCGGAGGAGCAAGTCATGCCGATGAGATAGGATACTTGTTTGATATGTCGGTGCTTAATGCGCGCTTAGATAAGAATGATTCGCTGATCGTCGATAGAATGACGACAATGTGGACGAATTTCGCAAAGTACGGGTAA